From one Orcinus orca chromosome 10, mOrcOrc1.1, whole genome shotgun sequence genomic stretch:
- the RBM24 gene encoding RNA-binding protein 24: protein MHTTQKDTTYTKIFVGGLPYHTTDASLRKYFEVFGEIEEAVVITDRQTGKSRGYGFVTMADRAAAERACKDPNPIIDGRKANVNLAYLGAKPRIMQPGFAFGVQQLHPALIQRPFGIPAHYVYPQAFVQPGVVIPHVQPTAAAASTAPYIDYTGAAYAQYSAAAAAAAAAAAYDQYPYAASPAAAGYVTAGGYGYAVQQPITAAAPGTAAAAAAAAAAAAAFGQYQPQQLQTDRMQ, encoded by the exons ATGCACACGACCCAGAAGGACACGACGTACACCAAGATCTTCGTCGGGGGGCTGCCCTACCACACCACGGACGCCAGCCTGCGCAAGTACTTCGAGGTCTTCGGCGAGATCGAGGAGGCGGTGGTCATCACCGACCGGCAGACGGGCAAGTCCCGGGGCTATGGATTT GTCACCATGGCTGACCGGGCTGCTGCCGAAAGAGCCTGCAAGGATCCCAACCCCATCATTGATGGCAGGAAGGCCAATGTGAATCTGGCATACTTGGGAGCAAAACCAAGGATCATGCAACCAG GTTTTGCCTTTGGTGTTCAACAGCTTCATCCGGCCCTTATACAAAGACCTTTTGG GATACCTGCCCACTATGTCTATCCGCAGGCTTTTGTGCAGCCTGGAGTGGTCATCCCGCACGTCCAGCCGACCGCAGCGGCCGCCTCCACCGCACCTTACATTGACTACACGGGAGCCGCGTACGCACAGTACTCGGcggccgccgcagccgccgccgccgccgccgcctacGACCAGTACCCGTACGCAGCCTCCCCGGCTGCCGCTGGCTACGTCACGGCCGGGGGCTACGGCTACGCGGTGCAGCAGCCAATCACCGCCGCCGCACCTGGgaccgcggccgccgccgccgccgcagctgCCGCCGCGGCTGCCTTTGGCCAGTATCAGCCTCAGCAGCTGCAAACAGATCGGATGCAATAG